GTCAAATTATGGGTTGTTTTGTATTTTAGATCTATACCTATTTGGAACTAGATTAACATTTCTGACACTCATTTTATGTGGGCTCTTTCCTGCCAGCACATAAAGGAGAGTTTCATCCCATCAGTCTGGGCTGGATTGAAAGACCAGCGTTTAGTCCATTGTGTCACATAAATTAAGACTTAATGAGAGAATGCAGTGAAAGCACTACACAAACACAGTTGGCCCATCCTTCTtccttgagagagaggggctATTATGAGGGGGAAAGAATAATCTAAATGGTAACAGTGACAGCCTTTTTATTCAAAACAATTGTTCACATAAACAGTTATTCATGTAGTTGTATTGTAAAATGGATAATAACTTAGTTTGCAGGAATCAATTTCAAAAAATACACATTTCCAATATCTAGATTTCTAAAAGTTGAATTATTCAATGCAGTTCACGAGGAGTTACTAATCCTCTTACCATCCAATGCATCTCCTCCTTTTTTACATTACAGTAGCACGTGTGTGCTAACCTGGATACAGTGGGTTGAGCAGGTGTGTAACATGGACAGAAACTCCTGCCAACAAACaaatggaaaagagagagaaagatagaattAGCAAATAGAAAACAAGCAGAATGACAGTTACCTATTAGCCCATGAGAAACACGATGGGAGATCAGCTAATAATTATTTAATAACATTaaacagttgcttggtagtacagaatttgaatattgctggagAGAGACATcgccgaagcttttcgtcttgcagtcATCtagctgaacaatcctgagcacGCTAATAGCTGCACTAATGTTTAAGATAACCAGTCAAActcacaatgtggctcatttatgctttctagaagcaacatacattcacaTAGGGGGAGCCAACCTTTGGAAACAAAAGGGAGATGTTCATATCTTGTGCTTTTTTTGAATAACCCGGGAGCTTGGGAAGcatatagttccctgttgctttctctatTGCAGTGAAGGCTGAGGGAACATTTaaaagaggtattcaaaattaaaaGGTGTTTTGTTGTGTGGTAGGGGTCTAGACAGGGATTTTGGGGaatgtctattctcccaaagtatgctgctcgagtctgtagtttcttaaaaccatgactctttatttacagcaaatATTTACACATTTTGACCTCTGTATGAGGTTGGAGCTTCTCTTTCTTCCAAATCTCTCTTACTTTTCAGTCATCTGATCTGACATcgttattacatcagcatcatgaaTGCTTCTGTTGTTAACCCATACTCTAAAAAAGGGataaagcaaaatagtgcagatgctagaaatctgaaactaaaacaaaaatgctggaaaaactcagcaggtctgacggcatctgtggagagaaagacagagttaacatttggaatccatatgactcttcttcagagctaaagggaagtagaaatgtggtgaaataaatgctgtttaagaggggagtgggacagatgaagctggatagaaggtcagtgataggtggaggcaaaggagagattgcaaaagatgtcataaacaaaaggtcaaatgggtgttaatagtggtggtactggctaaaggaggtgctaatggtgacaggaTATGATAATAGCCGGACAAGGGTAatcactctggaaagaacaacatgagtaaatgacaggtggccctagtgagggtgggatagggagaggggactgtagtgggaaaaaaaaattgaaaataggctaaaagctagggataaaacaatgaataaaaatggaaataaattttttaaaaataataataaaaagtggaaaaaaattaaaattaaaaaataaaaatgaatattggaaAAAGAGGATCAAAAAGGGTTGagtttggaggagagagttcatgatctgaacttgttgaattcaatgttatgtccggaaggctgtaaagtgcctaatcggaagatgaggtgctgttcctccagtttgcattgagcttcacttgaacattgcagcaggccaaggatggacatgtgggcatgagagcaggatggtgtgttgaaacggcaagcgacaggaagggggtaccctgtcggcattccgtagggaccattccctctgggacaccctggtccactcctccatcaccccctacacctcaaccctcctcccacggcaccttcccatgcaatggcagaaggtgcaacacctgcccctttacttcccccaagggcccaaatgctccttttaagtgaagcagcgcttcacatgcacttccctcaatttggactactgcattcactgctcccaatgtggtctcctctaattggagagaccaaatgcagactgggtgaccgctttgcggaacaccatcggtctgtccgcaaacatgacccagacctccctgtcgcttactatttcaacacaccaccctgctctcatgcccacatgtccgtccttggtctgctgcaatgttccagtgaagctcaacgcaaattggaggaacagcacctcatcttccgattaggcactttacagccttccggacttaacattgagttcaacaacttcagatcatgagctctctcctccatcctcacccttttTTGATCCccatttttcaatattcatttttattttttaaattttatttttttctacttattattttttaaaatttatttccatttttattcattgttttatccctaacttttagcctattttcaagtttttttcccaccaccgtcccctccccctaccccacccccactagggccatctgtcacttgctcatgttcttctttccagagtgcttacccttgtccagctattatcacattctgctttctatccttaatatcatcatcagcacctcctttaaccagtaccaccaccattaacacccctttgtccttttgtttatgaaatctttgtcaatctctcctttgcctctacctatcactggccatctatccagcttcacctgtcccaccccccttaaacagcatatatttcaccacatttctacttcccgtatgaagaatcatacggactagaaacgttaacttgtctttctctccacagatgctgtcaggcctgctgagtttttccagcattttttgtttttgctctatAATAGGGGTTTTGATGGAGTTGATATTTAGTTATAGTAGATCCTTTCATTGGTagatggacacagatttaagataattgggaaGAAAATCAAGGAATTTAGCTAGCATTTTTTTACCTCGTGGTTGTTggagtcccaggacatcactgcaggagttcctcagggtagtgtcctaggcccaactattttcagctgcttcatcaattaccttccctcccattctaaggtcagaagtggggatgtccactgatgattgcactgtgtacagtagcattcacaattcctcagatactgaaacagtacCTGTACGCAGCAGGAACGGGACAATATTACAGCTTgggggctgataagtggcaagtaacatatgtgCCAGACactcaccattcactccctgcatTGCCTGTGCACAGAGTATACCACTTACAAGGTGAACTtcagcaactctccaaggctccttcaacagcacctttcaataCCATGAACTACCTACACATAGAAGAACAATGGCATGGAACACATGGGaaccacaaaaagttagtttgcaggtacagcaagtgattaggaagccaaatggaatgttggtgttaaTTGCAATttaaaagtggggaagttttactgcagctgtacatggcattggtgagatcacatctggaatactgtgttcagttctggtttCCTTATTGAAAAACGATAGAATTATgttagaagcagtacagagaaggttcattcgactCATTCCAGGGATCAAGGGTTTAGcctatgaggaaagatggaacaggttgggcctatacccattggagtttagaagattgagaggtgatcttattgaaatacataagatcctgaggagatttgatagggtgcATAACGGGAGGatgcttccacttgtgggagagacttgaACTAGAGGACATAGTTTGAAAATAAGAGAtttcccttttaagactgagatgaggagaattttttttctctcaaagggtcattactttgtggaattctcttccccaggaagcagtggagattgagtcattgaatttatccgaggctgagttagacaggtttttgatagacaagagaaTCAAgggctttgggggtgggggggcagacagagaaaaGTGGAGCAGAGTCCATAACCAGCTCAGCATGAttttattgaacggtggagcaggctcgaagggctgaatgacctactcctgctcctaagtcctatgttcttataaaacaccaccacctgcaagttctcctccaagccacacaggaTCCCAACCTGGaacaatatcactgttccttcacgggCACTGGGTCAATAACCTAGAGCTTCCTTCCAAACTgcactatgggtatacctacactagatgcactgcagcagttcaagaaggatcACAATGAACTTCTCAATTAGGGATGAGAAACAATGCTGGATTTGCAAGCAATGCTCAtatccatgaataaataaaaagaactaaaaacAATCAAGAGATATGAGGATCAGGCTGGAAGTGAAGTTGATGTGTTGGACTCCATGGCTTGCAGTCtgacaggttcagtgagtggcaTCAACCAGGAGAGTGGCAGCCTCTGCCCCATGGAAAAATGAACAGCTCCGCGCAGCAGGAGTGCAGGTCCTGGGAGGTGGGGGAACAGTAGCACTGCAAATCCCagaaaattgaattttaaaaatccctaaGAAATGCAAACCCCAGATGGAGGAGGAGAGTGGACACAAACATGACCTCAGTGATGTGAAaactggccctgtgtgaccaggTTCTGCTAATAGGAAAAGAAGTTGTGGTGCAGTTGGAAAAAAGTGATACAAAGGCTGCATCTGGGAGTAAAGATAAAGGAAAATAAGGttattcaggtatttaaaagggaGATTGATCTGGGCCAGCCATGCAGTGCGCAGGGGTGTCGCTGAGGGTTCAGGTAAAGGTGTTGCTGGTGAATCAAGACTGAACAGAGCTGAGGAGGTTCTGCAAGTGTGTCATTTTAGTAAAGGCTGTCCCCTGAGGAACTGGGGTCGGTTGGGAGCTGGTCGGTTTAGGATCGATGCCTATATCCTGGGGGAAAAAAAGGAGCTGGAATTCTACCTGAAGAGGTTCAGAGCTTTGAAGGACTGGGTGACAAATTAGTGCCACACATGGACTGCTCAGTAAATCCGTCAGATCTATCATTGTTGTATCTactatttaatgtgtaatttatagtttatattaACTGCAATTTACCTGTTAAGTGATGTTTGATGTTGATTTTGGTTTTATTGTCAAAGCAAAAGTTATAAAATTGAGGGTTTGTCCATTGGTTTCCTCATTGACGTCGTTTGGTAAATTTGCTGAGAGGAGCCGAATTCTCCAGCTGTAATTTGTAACGTTGCTCAATCCCTTCAGGTTAGAGAACAAGGAGGCGAAGGGGCAGGATCAACactaactttatttttaaaaaagattaccTGAAAGAACATGTTCAACTGTTTCAGCGAGGGAGGGACGCCAGGGAATTGTCAACATCCCGATCGATCATTTGCTGCTCCTTCCGGTCCCCTGGCGGTCAATGTTTCCGCGATCGGCTGGTCGGGGCTGGCAGTTTATTTTTGAATTCTGTTTAACGGTCTCCAGGCGGGAACTGGATCTCGAGACGCGGAGCAGCAGCGGTAACAGGAGCCGGATCTCGAGACGCGGAGCGGCCAGCAGGAGCCGGCCGTGCGCCGCCGGTCAGGCCATGGCCGGTGTGGTCATCTTGCTGATCAGTGGCCTGGGCCGGGCCCTGGACCTGCTCTGCTTGTTGCTGGACCTCAATTTCTGGCTGGTCTCCTCCGTGCTGGCTGCGGCCTCGGGCCTCCTGCACTTGGTGCTCTGCCTCCCCGGGGCCGTGGCCTCCTGCTTCGCCCTGTGCTATAACCTGCTGGGGCTGCTGGCTCTGGGGGCGGCGGAACTAGGCCATTGCGCCTTGCAGCTCACCCTCAGCTTGGCCTGCACTttgctgaaggtgctgctcaACCTGGCAGAGAGTTTGAAGGTGGTGGGGCACCTGCTGTCTTACCTGAGCTTGCGAGGGCGAGAGATGCTGCAAAAGGGCCTTGCCAACACCTTCTGCTCCGGCCAGCTCTTTCTCAAGCAAATCTGGGATGCTGTGGGGATCTTGGCCAGCCTGGCTGCCTACTTTGTCAACACTGTCATCAATTTGTTCCTTATCGGAACCCAGAACCTGTTTTCAgttgccacattgctgtggagccCTTTAGTAGGAGCTTCAGAAGTCTTTGCTTCAATTCTCGCCTATTTGTCCAGCAGTGTCCTTGGCAACGTGATCCTGCTGTGGACTCCATGCCAGTTTGTGATCGAAGTCCTGATCTCCCTCACCAGAGTACTGACCGACGTTTTTCTCCTGAATCTATATGGGTTGGCAGTCACTTTTGTTGTCATCTCTGGTACAACGATCTATGCAAATCCAGAGATAGTATTGAGGGTTGCTAATCAGGTGACTCTACATTTGAGCACCCCTCCAAATCTTCACTGGGTCAGGAGGAATGTCACGCATGTTTGTAGAATAGTAATGGCCAGTATGCAGCTGATGGTCAACTCAGAGACGTGGCGGCGAATATACAGTCAACAACTGCACCCAGGTTATGTCAATAACTGGCCTCTTGACCAAAGGCGGCGGCACAGGGCTGATCCTAATGAGAACTTAGAGGGCCAAACAGCTGTGGACCAACAAATGGCTATGCAGTTGGAACAGCAAGCAGATCCCAACCCAGTCCAACGAGATGGTAACCCTGGAAGCGAACAGGAGCTGACCTTGGCTGAGACCTCTGTATGTGGACCAAAAGCCAGTGATGGACCTTTGCATTCGATAGCAAAGCCAGCAGGCAGCAAAAACGATAATAGTAATGTCTCTGTGGAAAGCAACCTCTGGATGCTCTTGAAGGAGCAAGAAGAACGAAAAAAGTGTGTCATCTGTCAGGACCAGGCAAAATCTGTGTTGCTGCTCCCATGCCGACACTTGTGTCTCTGtcaaggctgcacaaatatcctcTTGCAGCAGCCCATCTACCAACGCAACTGTCCACTTTGCCGAGAGATGATCTTACAAACGTTGGATGTGTATTTCTGATTGACTGTTTGAATAAGCTTTGACGGAAAGGGTGTGCTGTgcatagtgattttttttttaataagttaAAGTCTTTCACTGGACCAATCATTGAAGTGCTAAGTGAGCCTATTTTCAAGTTGCTATGCAAATCCTTAGCCATGGACTTCATAATTCAGATGTAATTTATTTTTTCTGTTCAACCATAACCTATGCAAGCACTGTGCTGTATAGGAATATTACCTTAAGAATGTCTGTACGTATTACTGGGAATTAGGAGCCTCAATTCCAGCACTTTATTAGATAAGCTGGCCAAGTTGGAACTAAAACCACACTGATCGATTTTCTCATGTCCAATTACATGCTTCGACTTCTGCCACTTTATTCACTGGTTTCAGAGTTGACAGTGGGAAACTGAAACTACTTTCTGTTGATTTGGTGACCAACACTGCCTGGTAGACagatatgtgtttttttttaaatttaataaaagagtttgggagtttaaaaaaaatgatcagCTTTGAGAGGCTGATGCAACAGATTCATTGAATGTTTAACTTCTATTTTTACTACGATGAGCTGTGCAGGGTCAGGGATCAATGAATTGTCTGCACAGTGCACCCTATGTATAAATGTCCTTGTTCTAAAAAAAAGAGTTTTGTAAATTATTTTGAGATGGATGACTCCTGAATAATCTATGGCATAATTCAGGGATTTGCTACAAAACTTTGCTTCCCTGAATGCTGTTCTACCACCCAATGTACCGCatacattgtgagcagtgaggtAGGGCAGTGCTGGAAGCTTGAGGCTTAATGATGGAATAGTTTCTTTGGCAAAGCAGCTGAAATAGTGCATCCAATTAGGAAGTGAGACACACATGAGAAATCTGTTTACATTTTtgagtttttatttttaagttaCAAGTTTTCTCTTTAAATAATCACAGCAATTCTTAACCAAATCTGCATTACAGGTTACATGGTATCAAGGGAGAATTTCTCTTTTTAGTAACGATGCTACTCACTGAAGAATAGTAGCACCGTTCAATGGCTGTGCCTCCAGACATTTGCCTTAGGCACTGCATCTGGTTTAATCACCAGATCCATTTGATTAGGGAATACAGGTTGTTTTGGGAAGTGTAGCTTTGAGGACCATTTCCGTGTCTACTGGATTTGGAGCAAGGAATGGGATAGCTCTCAGTTCTTGATACCTGGGTATTTAATACATTAACTGATAAATGCATTCTTTGAATGAAACTCAGCTACTTTCCTCATGCCAAATGTTTATCACTACAAAATCTGGCTGCATAATGCAAGCTTTCTGCTGTACAGATGTGAACTTACTGAGATGTTGATTGATGTAAACCCGCCTTCCAGCAGAACAACTACAGTAGCAACAAAGTTTTTATGGTAACACAGCCTGAAATAAATGGTGTATCTTTTAAAGTTATTGCAGTAAGACCCTATAATCACAAGACTTTTTCCTTACTTGTCTTGGTATCTGCAACAATTGATGGTATTCCAAGAGTATCATAGTCAACAGTGATAAAATAATTTGGAGGTGTGTAAGTGGAGATTGTGGTTGCTGTTCTTTTATATGGGAAATTGCTTTCCTTGTGCTTGGCACCTTTCTGTAATGGAAGTTCCTGATGTGGGGAATTGTAACTGTGAGCCTACTGTACTGACTACAGTGTATGAGGTTGCACACCTCTGATTTTGGAGTTTTCAGGACAGTGATTAGTGAGTAGAGGAATCAGTTACATAACATTGTGTCTAACATGATTTGAATTTATTCAGACCCATAGGCCTAGATTTTGAACCAAACCCCAGATAAGCACAAAGTGTTAAAATTGAGAGCTGCTGTGTTCCTGGTCACCATAATATCAATGACATTAGTTGAGGCTCCTGCTGAAAGCAGATGGGAGCTTATTCAAGATTCAAAAGTCATAGCCTGATGATTTCACCTGTGCTGGAACGTAATTTTAAAAGCCTATGAAGCAGGAGTCCTGCACTGTCTATTAACTAACATCAAAAATGGCCAAAGGAGCTGACTGACCACATGAAGTCCATTAAGTTTAAGCATACTTTTTTTTTGAGCTCCTTTTGTGCCAAGAGAAGCAGGAGTGATCCCCTCAGATCGTGCAAGGAGTTCTTGGGCCTCCTTAGCATCCCACTGATCTTTAGGGAATCTTGACAATCGGAATCTTCCTGATTGCTGAATGCAAGGAAACTTCAGCCTACCCATTTCACTAAGATGTGGGAGAATCCCCTCCACCCACTGTTTGGTATTATCCCAGGAGTTCCTGCCTGCAGCCAAATTTCTCCTCCCACCCGCCGGCCACATGGCGAATCTGATCAGGAGTCCAACACGTTTTATTTAAATGAGCACAGCTTCTGCAACCTCAATTTGTTAGGGTGTGTTGTCCCCTACATGAAATCAAGGCTGTAGTATTAAACCCATAGTCCATAAATGTTTACAGATTATTAAAATTGGTTTTAGGAACAGATGGAGACTCAATTATTGATACTAAGATGTTTTCTCGTACCATTCCAGATGAGCAAAAATTTATAAAGCATTGGTGTCCACTGTTACCCGACTACTAAACATTTTTTGACCCATGTGTGGGACCTGAATACAACTTTTTTTCTCCCCACAACATTATCCACTGGGTTGTTAAGGGAACCAGGGGGAAAGACTAAGGCTGCACAAAGGTTTACAGACCAAAGGTTTCTGGTAATTGGTTGTGGGTTTTACAATTAGCCTCAATGCTAAACACAGAAAAATTAGCTAAAACTTCCAGTGATTCCTGATGTAAAATGTATTTATGTGGACATCAGATGAAAAAAGGATTGGGGTAAGCTGTAATGTTTTGCCATATATCCCCTTGCCACAGTTGAATAGCCCAAGTGCCCAAGTCTTTAATCTTTGTGGACTGAATACCGTTGTATAAAATGGGCAGTATATTTACCAAGAGAATCATTAGGGATGGGTTAAACATTTAATTTGATGTGTAAGTTAAAGGGCAGCTCACTATCTATGGAGAAAGAGGAGGGAGCTGCCAGAGGTGTTCATTGGGTCGAAGATTTTCAAAGCAGCTTTAGGAGAGCCACAGCCATCATGACATTATTACTGTTATCAAGATTGACTAGCTGGTGATGGCTGCAAATACACACTTCAGAGTGAATTGGGTGGCACTTGGCATTGCTAATACATGGTGGTTAGTGTTGAATGCAGTGCATTCACTAATGAttgtgcaggaaggatgtttcagGTTATTTATGAATGACGTGTTACTGGTTTTTTTAAAGCCTACTTTATCTTTTTTGTGTAAGTTCTATTGGCGTTTGTTTTATTTGACCTGTAATATTGACAGCTGTTGTATTAAATTCAGCTTCACTGCACTGTGCTACATTTCATTCAATGAGCTGAATGTGTAATTAgtgttaaaaaataaatacatttatgTATATTTAATTGCTAGTTATTCTTGTTCTCTAAGCACCAGTTGACATACAATGAAGAGCTTGAAAGCTAAGAAAAACTATGAATCTGTTGTGCTTTACAGCTCTCTTTAGCTCCAGCCAtgagcatatgggatcctgagcCTTATAAACAAAGACCTTGAGTACACAAGCAAGGCGGTTATCTCTTTGTACCTTTTTATAAAACCCTAGTTTGGACTTATTGTGTCCAACCCTGGACATTTTAGAAAAGATCCGAAGGCTTTAGAgagaagatttatgagaatggttccagaaatgagttatgtggatagattggaaaacCTGGATTGGTCTCCTTAAAGAAGAGATTGGTTCAGCTTCATTTATATGGTGGTCATAAAGATCAATGGAAATTCAATTCTCCCTAAATACTAAATATGTATATTTGGGTGTCAGAGCTTTTAGATCAACTTGCTGTTGCATTGCAAGCCATGTATTGCAGTACAGTAATTCAGTTGCCGCATCCAACATTTGCTGTTCATGCTGATGCTTTAAATTCTGACATAAGCTTGGTTAGCTGATAAACACTTTGCCCAGTTTTGTGCCAGGCTACACATGTGAGGAAAGTCCTAAatgtcacaaaatcacagaattgttatgatgtagaaggaggccattcagcctatcgtgtctgcaccggctctccgagcattttaacttagtgctaatctcctgcctttttccctgtaaccctgcacattgtttctatttaagtaatcatctaatgccctcttgaatgtctcaattgaacctgccacacttccaggcagtgcattccaaaccctaactactcgcagTGTGAAGAAGTTGTTTCTTGcctcatatttgcttcttttgcaaaacactttaaaactgtgccctctggttctccatccgtttatgagcaggaacagcttctccccatctgtccctcatgattttgaaaacttataTCAAgtatcctcttagccttctcttctccaaggaaaactcccaaattctccaatctttcctcataactgaagtgtctcatgcctggaaccattcttgtaaacctcttctgcactatctCCCATGTGTTCCCATCCTATAGGGTGGCGCCcataactgtacacaatactccagctgaggtctaaccagtgtcttacataagttcatcataacctccctgctcttgtactctatgtccttattaatgaagcctagaatactgaatgctttagaaacagctctctctaccaatcctgccacctttaataacTTATGTGCACATAtaaccaggtctctctgctcctgcacaccctttagaatagtatccttttattttgtattgtctctccatgttctttgtaccaaagtgtttcacctcacacttctccgcattgaacttcatctgcccactccaccaatgtgtcaatgtccttttgaaattttacactttcctcacaacttacaattctcccaagttttgtgttgtccgcAAACATGAAATTGTCCCCTGGACATcaaaatctagatcatttatgtatatcaggaaaagcaagggccccaatactgacccctggggaactccactacaaaccttccaacCCGAAATGCCCATTAACCattgctctctgtttcctatccctcagccaattttgtatccatgttgctgatgtcctttttattccatgacctataacgtTCCTCAggagcctgttgtgtggcactgtatcaaacgccttttggaagtccatatacaccacatgaACAGCCTTGTCCTCATCAACCACCTCTGTCaccccttcaaaaaactccatcaagttagttagacacaattttcctttaacaaatccatactaACTCTTCCGattcaatccacatttttccatgtgactattaattctatcccgaataattgtttctagaagtttccccactaccgaagttaaactgactggtctgtaattgcagggcagatgtttacaaccttttttgaacaacggTGTGATGTTTGCAATTTGCCAGTCCTTTGGTACCTCCCTGAATCCAGGGACATTGAAAGATttatgccagtgcctctgcaatttccactctcacttcctttagTATTCTTGGATGAGTCTCATCCAGtcttggtgccttatcaactttaattactgacagcttatccaatatctcctccttttcaattttaaacacttctagtgactgagtttcctcctctgtcaccatgacctgggcagcatctgcctcgtacataaagacagatataaaatat
This genomic window from Carcharodon carcharias isolate sCarCar2 chromosome 25, sCarCar2.pri, whole genome shotgun sequence contains:
- the rnf26 gene encoding E3 ubiquitin-protein ligase RNF26 translates to MAGVVILLISGLGRALDLLCLLLDLNFWLVSSVLAAASGLLHLVLCLPGAVASCFALCYNLLGLLALGAAELGHCALQLTLSLACTLLKVLLNLAESLKVVGHLLSYLSLRGREMLQKGLANTFCSGQLFLKQIWDAVGILASLAAYFVNTVINLFLIGTQNLFSVATLLWSPLVGASEVFASILAYLSSSVLGNVILLWTPCQFVIEVLISLTRVLTDVFLLNLYGLAVTFVVISGTTIYANPEIVLRVANQVTLHLSTPPNLHWVRRNVTHVCRIVMASMQLMVNSETWRRIYSQQLHPGYVNNWPLDQRRRHRADPNENLEGQTAVDQQMAMQLEQQADPNPVQRDGNPGSEQELTLAETSVCGPKASDGPLHSIAKPAGSKNDNSNVSVESNLWMLLKEQEERKKCVICQDQAKSVLLLPCRHLCLCQGCTNILLQQPIYQRNCPLCREMILQTLDVYF